A DNA window from Helianthus annuus cultivar XRQ/B chromosome 15, HanXRQr2.0-SUNRISE, whole genome shotgun sequence contains the following coding sequences:
- the LOC110910627 gene encoding probable cysteine desulfurase yields the protein MSPVQYTKENMVEQQKQLARKINEYSMLLSDGIVDRDAPKSDTCVEAKLRWLRSQIIGGLAEIQTPFGSRKLTYADHTASGRCLRYIEEYIIQNLLPFYGNTHTSDNYVGDRTMKMLHEATEFVKKCLGGTQHDALLFCGSGTTAAIKRLQEVLGIAVPSILKEKILNTCIGSEERWVVFVGPYEHHSNLLSWRQSLAEVIEIGLDKEGMIDIDDLKARLEFYQGTGRPMLGSFSACSNVTGICSDTRSLARLLHEFGAFACFDFAASGPYVEIDIRSGAIDGYDAITLSPHKFLGGPGSPGILLMNKALYQLKYAPPSTCGGGTINYVNFFDEQDTLYINDIEEREDAGTPQIIQRVKAALAFQVKEYIKCEVIAKREQDYVERALERLVKLSNVWVLGNTKVERQGILSFLVHTTTNSNKRDKPLNGTFVAKLLNDLFGIQARGGCACAAPYGHFLLGIDQVHSLTMKDAIKKGYIGVKVGWTRVSFPYYMSNEEYEYILAAIEFVAVYGQRFLPLYHLNWNTGSWTFKTNTFQKSFLKEKDCKLCASFCSTTVSQAINKLPNIQQQQQMIDCKTMEFDKYTFYLEVAKHIGNILAEFPPHRRLPKDIDPNSVFFHM from the exons ATGTCACCGGTGCAATATACCAAAGAGAATATGGTGGAACAACAAAAGCAACTCGCAAGAAAGATTAATGAATATAGTATGCTGCTTAGCGATGGGATCGTTGACAGAGACGCACCAAAGAGTGATACGTGTGTTGAAGCAAAACTAAGGTGGCTGCGATCACAAATCATAGGCGGGTTGGCTGAGATTCAGACTCCGTTTGGATCGCGTAAACTTACGTATGCAGATCATACAGCCTCAGGCCGTTGTCTTCGTTACATTGAAGAATATATCATCCAGAATCTTCTTCCCTTCTACG GGAACACTCACACATCTGACAACTATGTTGGCGATAGGACGATGAAAATGCTCCATGAGGCAACTGAATTTGTGAAGAAATGCTTAGGAGGAACCCAACATGATGCACTCCTTTTCTGTGGATCAGGCACTACAGCCGCTATAAAACGGCTTCAAGAAGTGTTGGGAATTGCTGTTCCATCAATCTTGAAAGAGAAAATATTGAACACATGTATAGGAAGTGAAGAAAGATGGGTAGTTTTTGTTGGTCCTTATGAACACCACTCCAACCTCCTTTCCTGGAGGCAAAGCCTAGCAGAAGTAATAGAGATCGGTCTAGACAAAGAAGGAATGATTGACATCGATGATTTGAAGGCGCGTCTAGAGTTTTATCAAGGCACTGGCCGCCCCATGCTCGGTTCATTCTCTGCTTGTAGTAATGTTACTGGAATTTGTTCTGATACGCGTTCGTTAGCTCGCTTGCTTCACGAGTTTGGAGCCTTCGCATGCTTTGATTTTGCAGCAAG TGGCCCATACGTGGAGATTGACATAAGATCGGGTGCTATTGATGGCTATGATGCCATAACCTTAAGCCCACACAAGTTTCTTGGCGGACCTGGATCACCAGGGATTCTTCTGATGAACAAGGCCTTATACCAGCTGAAATATGCTCCCCCTTCGACCTGCGGAGGTGGGACCATTAACTACGTTAATTTCTTCGATGAACAG GACACACTATACATTAATGACATTGAAGAAAGGGAAGATGCTGGGACACCACAAATTATTCAACGGGTAAAAGCAGCATTAGCCTTCCAAGTTAAAGAATACATCAAATGTGAAGTTATTGCCAAGAGAGAACAAGACTACGTTGAAAGGGCGCTAGAGAGGCTTGTGAAACTTTCCAACGTATGGGTGTTGGGAAATACCAAAGTAGAGAGACAAGGAATTCTCTCCTTCCTCGTTCACACAACTACAAACTCTAATAAGAGAGACAAGCCTCTTAATGGTACTTTTGTCGCTAAGCTTCTCAATGACCTCTTTGGCATCCAAGCTCGAGGAGGTTGTGCTTGTGCTGCACCGTATGGTCATTTTTTGCTTGGTATCGACCAAGTACATTCACTTACAATGAAAGATGCAATCAAAAAG GGCTATATTGGAGTAAAGGTGGGTTGGACAAGAGTAAGCTTTCCATACTACATGTCTAATGAGGAATATGAATACATTCTAGCTGCAATTGAATTTGTAGCTGTTTATGGACAAAGATTTCTTCCCCTATATCACTTGAACTGGAATACAGGCAGTTGGACTTTCAAGACTAATACTTTCCAGAAGTCTTTTCTCAAAGAGAAAGACTGTAAGCTTTGTGCTTCATTTTGTAGCACTACTGTATCGCAAGCTATTAACAAATTACCAAatattcaacaacaacaacagatgATAGATTGCAAAACAATGGAATTTGACAAGTACACATTCTATCTAGAGGTTGCAAAGCACATAGGGAACATACTTGCGGAGTTTCCACCTCATCGTAGACTTCCCAAGGACATAGATCCCAACTCTGTGTTTTTTCATATGTAG